From Thunnus albacares chromosome 22, fThuAlb1.1, whole genome shotgun sequence, the proteins below share one genomic window:
- the polr2a gene encoding DNA-directed RNA polymerase II subunit RPB1 has translation MHGPPSGDSACPLRTIKRVQFGIISPDELKRMSVTEGGIKYPETTEGGRPKLGGLMDPRQGVIERSGRCQTCAGNMTECPGHFGHIELAKPVFHVGFVTKIMKVLRCVCFFCSKLLVDSNNPKIKDILVKSKGQPRKRLTHVYELCKGKNICEGGEEMDNKFGMEQQETEEDITKEKGHGGCGRYQPRIRRSGLELYAEWKHVNEDSQEKKILLSPERVHEIFKRISDEEDIILGMDPKFARPEWMIVTVLPVPPLAVRPAVVMQGSARNQDDLTHKLADIVKINNQLRRNEQSGAAAHVIAEDVKLLQFHVATMVDNELPGLPRAMQKSGRPLKSIKQRLKGKEGRVRGNLMGKRVDFSARTVITPDPNLQIDQVGVPRSIAANMTFPEIVTPFNIDRLQELVRRGNSQYPGAKYIIRDNGDRIDLRFHPKPSDLHLQIGYKVERHMCDGDIVIFNRQPTLHKMSMMGHRVRILPWSTFRLNLSVTTPYNADFDGDEMNLHLPQSLETRAEIQELAMVPRMIVTPQSNRPVMGIVQDTLTAVRKFTKRDVFLERGEVMNLLMFLSTWDGKMPQPAILKPRPLWTGKQIFSLIIPGHINVIRTHSTHPDDEDSGPYKHISPGDTKVIVENGELIMGILCKKSLGTSAGSLVHISYLEMGHDITRLFYSNIQTVVNNWLLIEGHSIGIGDSIADAKTYLDIQNTIKKAKQDVIEVIEKAHNNELEPTPGNTLRQTFENQVNRILNDARDKTGSSAQKSLSEYNNFKSMVVAGSKGSKINISQVIAVVGQQNVEGKRIPFGFKHRTLPHFIKDDYGPESRGFVENSYLAGLTPTEFFFHAMGGREGLIDTAVKTAETGYIQRRLIKSMESVMVKYDGTVRNSINQVVQLRYGEDGLAGENVEFQNLATVKPSHKAFEKKFKFDCTNERALRRTLQEDVVKDVLTNAHVQGALEKEFEKMREDREILRAIFPTGDSKVVLPCNLARMIWNAQKIFRINTRTPTDLNPLRVVEGVHELSKKLVIVNGDDPLSRQAQQNATLLFNIHLRSTLCSKRMTEEFRLSTEAFDWLLGEIETKFNQSIAHPGEMVGALAAQSLGEPATQMTLNTFHYAGVSAKNVTLGVPRLKELINISKRPKTPSLTVFLLGQAARDAERAKDILCRLEHTTLRKVTANTAIYYDPNPQNTVVAEDQEWVNVYYEMPDFDVTRISPWLLRIELDRKHMTDRKLTMEQIAEKINAGFGDDLNCIFNDDNAEKLVLRIRIMNSDENKFQEDEEVVDKMDDDVFLRCIESNMLTDMTLQGIEQISKVYMHLPQTDNKKKIIITEDGEFKALQEWILETDGVSLMRVLSEKDVDPVRTTSNDIVEIFTVLGIEAVRKALERELYHVISFDGSYVNYRHLALLCDTMTCRGHLMAITRHGINRQDTGPLMKCSFEETVDVLMEASSHGESDPMKGVSENIMLGQLAPAGTGCFDLLLDAEKCKYGMEIPTNIPGISVAGPTGMFFGTVPSPMSGMSPAMTPWNTGATPAYGAWSPSVGSGMTPGAAGFSPSAASDASGFSPGYSPAWSPTPGSPGSPGPASPYIPSPGGAMSPNYSPTSPAYEPRSPGGYTPQSPGYSPTSPSYSPTSPSYSPTSPNYSPTSPSYSPTSPSYSPTSPSYSPTSPSYSPTSPSYSPTSPSYSPTSPSYSPTSPSYSPTSPSYSPTSPSYSPTSPSYSPTSPSYSPTSPSYSPTSPSYSPTSPSYSPTSPSYSPTSPNYTPTSPSYSPTSPSYSPTSPSYSPTSPNYTPTSPNYSPTSPSYSPTSPSYSPSSPRYTPQSPTYTPSSPSYSPSSPSYSPTSPKYTPTSPSYSPSSPEYTPTSPKYSPTSPKYSPTSPKYSPTSPTYSPTTPKYSPTSPTYSPTSPTYTPTSPKYSPTSPTYSPTSPKYSPTSPTYSPTSPKGSTYSPTSPGYSPTSPTYSPAISPDDSDEENN, from the exons ATGCACGGACCGCCCTCCGGCGACAGCGCATGCCCATTGCGCACGATCAAGAGAGTTCAGTTCGGCATCATCAGCCCAGATGAGCTT AAACGGATGTCAGTTACAGAAGGGGGAATCAAATACCCCGAAACAACAGAAGGTGGGCGTCCTAAACTTGGTGGCCTTATGGACCCAAGACAAGGGGTCATAGAACGAAGTGGAAGATGTCAAACATGTGCAG GCAACATGACAGAGTGCCCAGGACACTTTGGGCACATAGAACTGGCAAAGCCAGTCTTCCACGTTGGCTTCGTAACAAAGATAATGAAGGTTCTACGGTGTGTCTGCTTCTTTTGCTCCAAACTATTAGTGGATTCG AACAATCCAAAGATCAAAGACATCCTGGTAAAATCTAAAGGGCAGCCCAGGAAACGTTTGACACACGTGTACGAGCTGTGCAAAGGAAAAAATATctgtgaaggaggagaggagatggaCAACAAATTCGGCATGGAGCagcaggagacagaggaggacatTACCAAGGAGAAg GGCCACGGCGGTTGTGGGCGCTACCAGCCACGTATCAGACGCTCTGGCCTGGAGCTGTACGCTGAGTGGAAGCACGTCAATGAGGATTCTCAGGAGAAGAAAATCCTGCTGAGTCCTGAGCGTGTGCACGAGATCTTCAAACGTATCTCTGATGAAgaggacatcatcttgggcATGGACCCCAAGTTTGCCCGGCCAGAATGGATGATTGTAACTGTGTTGCCTGTGCCTCCGCTGGCTGTCAGACCTGCTGTAGTCATGCAGGGCTCTGCTCGTAACCAG gatgACTTGACCCACAAACTGGCTGACATTGTCAAGATCAACAACCAACTGAGAAGAAACGAGCAGAGCGGTGCAGCAGCTCACGTCATAGCGGAGGACGTCAAACTGCTTCAGTTTCATGTAGCCACCATGGTGGACAATGAATTGCCAGGCCTACCAAGG GCAATGCAAAAGTCTGGCCGCCCTCTCAAATCCATAAAACAGCGTCTAAAGGGGAAGGAAGGGCGAGTCCGAGGTAACCTGATGGGAAAGCGTGTGGACTTCTCTGCCCGAACTGTCATCACCCCAGACCCCAACCTACAGATCGACCAAGTGGGCGTACCACGATCCATCGCGGCCAATATGACTTTCCCAGAAATCGTCACACCCTTTAACATTGACAG ATTGCAAGAGCTCGTGCGAAGAGGCAACAGCCAGTACCCCGGAGCCAAATACATCATCCGTGACAATGGAGACAGAATTGACCTGCGATTTCACCCCAAACCAAGTGACCTTCATTTGCAGATTGGCTACAAG GTGGAAAGACACATGTGTGATGGGGACATCGTCATCTTCAACCGACAGCCCACACTACATAAAATGTCCATGATGGGGCACAGAGTTCGAATTCTGCCCTGGTCTACATTTCGACTCAACCTCAG TGTCACAACCCCATACAATGCTGACTTTGACGGGGACGAGATGAACCTCCACCTGCCTCAGTCCCTCGAGACGAGGGCAGAGATTCAGGAGTTGGCCATGGTGCCGCGTATGATCGTCACCCCCCAGTCCAACAGGCCCGTCATGGGAATCGTGCAGGACACCCTCACAGCTGTGCGCAAATTCACCAAAAGAGACGTCTTCTTAGAGAGG GGTGAAGTGATGAACCTCCTCATGTTCCTCTCCACCTGGGATGGGAAAATGCCTCAGCCGGCCATCCTCAAGCCCCGTCCTCTGTGGACAGGCAAGCAGATTTTCAGCCTCATCATTCCTGGACACATCAATGTCATCCGAACGCACAGCACCCACCCTGACGATGAGGACAGCGGCCCTTACAAACACATCTCACCCGGAGACACAAAG GTTATAGTGGAGAACGGTGAGTTGATCATGGGCATCTTGTGTAAGAAGTCTCTGGGAACCTCAGCTGGCTCCCTTGTCCACATTTCCTACCTGGAGATGGGTCATGACATCACCAGGCTCTTCTACTCCAACATTCAGACTGTGGTCAACAACTGGCTGCTCATTGAAG GTCATTCCATTGGTATCGGTGACTCCATCGCTGATGCAAAGACTTACCTTGACATCCAGAATACCATCAAGAAAGCCAAACAGGATGTGATAGAA GTCATTGAGAAAGCCCACAACAACGAGCTGGAGCCGACCCCCGGTAACACACTGAGGCAGACCTTTGAGAACCAGGTGAATCGTATCCTGAACGATGCCCGTGACAAAACAGGATCCTCTGCCCAGAAGTCTCTGTCAGAGTACAACAACTTCAAATCCATGGTGGTGGCTGGTTCTAAGGGCTCAAAGATTAACATCTCACAG GTTATTGCTGTGGTGGGACAGCAGAACGTTGAGGGTAAGCGAATCCCCTTCGGCTTCAAACACCGCACACTGCCTCACTTCATCAAGGATGATTACGGTCCTGAGAGCAGAGGCTTTGTAGAGAACTCCTACCTGGCTGGCCTGACACCAACAGAGTTCTTCTTCCACGCCATGGGAGGCAGAGAAGGTCTTATCGACACAGCTGTCAAGACTGCCGAGACCGGTTACATCCAGCGTCGTCTCATCAAGTCTATGGAGTCTGTAATGGTGAAGTACGACGGCACGGTCCGTAACTCCATCAACCAGGTGGTCCAGCTGCGCTACGGCGAGGACGGCCTGGCAGGAGAGAACGTCGAGTTCCAAAACCTGGCAACAGTCAAACCCTCACACAAGGCCTTTGAAAAGAA GTTTAAGTTCGACTGCACCAATGAGCGAGCGTTGAGGCGAACGCTGCAGGAAGACGTGGTAAAAGACGTGCTGACCAACGCCCACGTGCAGGGTGCCTTGGAGAAGGAGTTTGAGAAGAtgagggaggacagagagatCCTCCGAGCCATCTTCCCCACCGGGGACagtaag GTGGTGCTGCCGTGCAACTTGGCCAGAATGATCTGGAACGCTCAGAAGATCTTCCGCATCAACACTCGAACCCCGACAGACCTCAATCCTCTAAGGGTGGTTGAAG GTGTTCACGAGCTGAGTAAGAAGCTGGTGATCGTGAACGGTGACGACCCCCTGAGCAGACAGGCCCAGCAGAACGCCACTCTGCTCTTCAACATCCACCTGCGCTCCACGCTCTGCTCAAAACGTATGACCGAGGAGTTCCGCCTTTCGACAGAGGCTTTCGACTGGCTGCTGGGAGAGATTGAGACCAAGTTCAACCAGTCCATT GCTCACCCAGGTGAAATGGTTGGCGCTTTGGCTGCTCAGTCGCTGGGAGAGCCAGCCACCCAGATGACCCTGAACACTTTCCACTACGCTGGTGTGTCTGCCAAGAACGTAACACTCGGTGTGCCCCGTCTCAAGGAGTTGATCAACATCTCCAAGAGGCCAAAGACCCCCTCGCTGACTGTTTTCCTGCTGGGTCAGGCAGCTCGTGACGCCGAGAGGGCCAAGGACATCCTCTGTCGACTGGAGCACACCACACTGCGAAAg GTGACAGCCAACACCGCCATCTACTACGACCCCAACCCCCAGAACACGGTGGTGGCCGAGGACCAGGAGTGGGTGAACGTCTACTATGAGATGCCTGACTTCGATGTGACTCGCATTTCCCCGTGGCTGCTGCGCATCGAGCTCGATCGTAAACACATGACCGATCGTAAGCTAACTATGGAGCAGATTGCGGAGAAGATCAACGCAG GTTTTGGAGATGATCTGAACTGTATCTTCAATGATGACAACGCTGAGAAGCTCGTTCTGCGAATCAGAATCATGAACAGCGACGAGAACAAGTTCCAAGAG GATGAGGAGGTGGTGGACAAAATGGACGATGACGTTTTCCTGAGGTGCATCGAGTCCAACATGCTGACAGACATGACCCTGCAAGGCATAGAGCAGATCAGCAAG gtgTACATGCACTTGCCCCAGACGGACAATAAGAAGAAGATCATCATCACAGAGGACGGTGAGTTCAAGGCCCTCCAGGAGTGGATCCTTGAGACTGACGGAGTGAGCCTCATGAGGGTCCTCAGCGAGAAGGACGTTGACCCCGTCAGGACCACCTCCAACGACATCGTGGAGATCTTCACG GTGTTGGGGATTGAGGCTGTGCGAAAGGCTCTAGAGAGGGAGTTGTACCACGTCATCTCCTTCGACGGTTCCTACGTCAACTACCGTCACTTGGCTCTGCTTTGTGACACCATGACTTGCCGCGGTCACCTGATGGCCATCACACGTCACGGCATCAACCGTCAAGACACTGGACCCCTCATGAAGTGTTCCTTTGAGGAGACG GTGGATGTGCTGATGGAGGCGTCATCCCACGGTGAAAGTGACCCCATGAAGGGTGTGTCTGAGAACATCATGCTTGGCCAGCTCGCCCCAGCTGGAACAGGTTGctttgacctgctgctggaTGCGGAGAAGTGTAAATACGGCATGGAGATCCCGACGAACATACCTGGAATCAGCGTGGCTGGAC CCACTGGAATGTTCTTCGGCACTGTTCCAAGTCCTATGAGCGGTATGTCCCCCGCCATGACCCCCTGGAACACAGGAGCGACACCGGCCTACGGCGCGTGGTCCCCCAGTGTCG GAAGCGGCATGACACCTGGAGCAGCAGGTTTCTCCCCGAGTGCAGCGTCAGATGCGAGTGGCTTCTCTCCGGGCTACTCCCCGGCCTGGTCCCCCACTCCTGGGTCTCCAGGATCTCCAGGGCCTGCCAGCCCGTACATCCCATCTCCAG GTGGAGCCATGTCACCCAACTACTCACCCACCTCACCCGCCTACGAGCCTCGCTCCCCCGGCGGCTACACCCCTCAGAGCCCGGGCTACTCCCCGACATCTCCCTCCTACTCCCCCACTTCTCCTTCCTACTCCCCCACCAGCCCCAACTACAGCCCGACATCTCCCTCTTACTCTCCCACCTCGCCCAGCTACTCCCCGACCTCCCCCTCCTACTCTCCCACATCTCCGTCTTACTCCCCAACGTCTCCCTCGTACTCCCCCACCTCCCCATCTTACTCCCCCACCTCCCCTTCCTACTCCCCCACCTCGCCCAGCTACAGCCCCACGTCGCCCAGCTACAGCCCGACCTCACCCAGCTACTCACCCACCTCTCCCTCTTACTCACCCACCTCTCCCTCTTACTCGCCGACGTCTCCATCCTACTCTCCCACCTCCCCGTCTTACTCCCCCACCTCTCCTTCTTACTCGCCGACAAGCCCGAGCTACAGCCCCACGTCGCCGAACTACACCCCCACCTCACCCAGCTactcccccacctccccctcctACTCTCCCACATCACCCTCTTACTCCCCGACCTCCCCCAACTACACCCCGACCAGCCCCAACTACTCCCCCACCTCTCCCTCATACTCCCCGACCTCGCCATCCTACTCGCCCTCCAGCCCGCGTTACACCCCGCAGTCGCCCACTTACACACCCAGCTCCCCCTCGTACAGCCCCAGCTCCCCCTCCTACTCCCCCACCTCGCCCAAATACACCCCGACCTCACCCTCATACAGCCCCAGCTCCCCAGAGTACACCCCCACCTCTCCCAAATACTCTCCCACCTCGCCAAAGTACTCCCCGACGTCGCCGAAGTactcccccacctcccccaccTACTCCCCAACCACCCCCAAATACAGCCCCACTTCCCCTACCTACTCCCCTACCTCCCCGACCTACACCCCCACCAGTCCCAAATACTCCCCCACCTCCCCGACTTACTCCCCAACCTCACCCAAGTACTCACCCACATCCCCTACGTACTCGCCAACTAGTCCTAAAGGCTCCACGTACAGCCCCACCTCCCCCGGATACAGTCCCACCTCGCCCACCTACAGCCCGGCCATCAGTCCCGACGACAGCGACGAGGAGAACAACTGA